From a single Vibrio tubiashii genomic region:
- a CDS encoding type VI secretion system contractile sheath domain-containing protein produces MNLNIDSEWQRNFAGLDTTDNDFLKESLSLLSEIAPEALTSKGRLTVFLAQLITELDSGISKQLDEILHHNDFETLHGSWLGLEGLAKLPVNKQRTKLKLLDMDWSEISNDVNQAYTIKGSELYNKIGNKELNTLGGHPFGSIVFTHKISLDMDFDADYDDLFTLELLGKLGEVTLCPMLFSPDEQFFVQPTADWLSDTNRIEKILTGEDYKPWQELRQKASSKFVGLVMPSIRMRNCYKNAKVGFIYNEAGQGLWGNAAFAFAATMMREHHRVNWFGFLKSRWNDKAQGALVNLEHHDSQFLSRPETDVVLFGQISTFYAQNGFIPLTKSALSEKFYFNGNNSIWQSHSQTDNEKVLTQIQTSLMSCRIAHYLKVQVREMIGSFNTASECELFLTHWIEKFSSNVSFANEETLSKYPLSFAKISVTESPHHKGSFSCTLRIVPQYQYDHFTGEVVLTTELDEVA; encoded by the coding sequence ATGAATTTGAACATCGATTCAGAATGGCAACGGAATTTTGCCGGATTAGACACCACAGACAACGACTTTTTGAAAGAGTCGCTATCTCTGCTGTCTGAGATTGCTCCGGAAGCACTCACCAGTAAAGGACGTTTAACGGTTTTTCTCGCCCAGTTGATCACCGAACTAGACAGCGGTATTTCAAAGCAGCTTGATGAGATTCTGCACCACAATGATTTCGAGACTCTTCATGGTAGTTGGCTCGGGCTTGAAGGCTTAGCCAAGCTACCCGTTAACAAGCAACGAACTAAACTCAAATTGCTTGATATGGATTGGTCCGAGATATCAAACGACGTCAACCAAGCCTATACCATCAAAGGATCTGAGCTTTACAACAAAATTGGTAACAAAGAGCTAAACACTTTAGGCGGGCACCCATTTGGTAGCATTGTTTTTACCCACAAAATCTCGCTTGATATGGATTTTGATGCGGACTATGACGACTTATTCACCTTAGAACTGTTAGGAAAGTTAGGTGAAGTCACGCTATGCCCTATGCTTTTTTCTCCTGATGAGCAATTTTTTGTCCAACCGACTGCGGATTGGTTATCAGATACCAACCGAATTGAAAAAATCCTTACAGGAGAGGACTACAAACCTTGGCAAGAGCTAAGACAGAAAGCGTCGTCTAAATTTGTTGGCTTAGTCATGCCTTCCATTCGTATGCGTAACTGCTACAAGAATGCCAAAGTGGGCTTTATCTACAATGAAGCTGGTCAAGGACTTTGGGGCAATGCCGCGTTCGCTTTTGCGGCTACCATGATGAGAGAACACCATCGAGTAAACTGGTTCGGTTTTTTGAAGTCTCGCTGGAACGATAAAGCTCAAGGGGCTTTGGTTAATTTAGAGCATCACGATAGCCAGTTTTTATCTCGTCCTGAAACTGATGTGGTTTTGTTTGGTCAAATTTCGACTTTTTATGCTCAGAACGGTTTTATTCCTTTGACTAAGAGTGCCCTGAGCGAAAAGTTTTACTTCAATGGCAACAATTCGATTTGGCAAAGTCACTCTCAAACCGATAACGAGAAAGTGCTTACACAGATCCAAACCAGCCTCATGTCCTGCCGCATCGCTCACTACTTAAAGGTACAAGTGAGAGAAATGATTGGTAGTTTCAATACCGCATCAGAATGTGAGCTTTTCTTAACGCATTGGATTGAAAAATTCTCCAGCAACGTCTCATTTGCCAATGAAGAAACATTGTCTAAATACCCGCTGAGCTTCGCCAAGATCAGTGTTACAGAGTCGCCACATCATAAAGGCAGCTTTTCTTGCACTTTACGTATCGTTCCCCAATACCAGTACGACCATTTCACTGGTGAAGTGGTCCTGACAACTGAACTGGATGAGGTGGCGTAA
- the tssE gene encoding type VI secretion system baseplate subunit TssE — protein MSFWKTFVQPHENSGPNDDIEDIKYNLTKLLESEASLLEIDDRFIELQRSNFRYGIEDVQLLSASLDQAQLALRLESYIKHFEPRLTNVMVELGERKENENAIAFNIVAKAKTTQGETELVFDSKISLNDLRTLMAEDSYE, from the coding sequence ATGAGTTTCTGGAAAACCTTTGTTCAGCCTCACGAAAACTCAGGTCCTAATGATGACATTGAAGACATCAAGTACAACCTGACCAAGCTACTTGAGTCAGAGGCATCTCTACTTGAGATAGACGACCGATTTATTGAACTGCAGCGCTCTAACTTTCGTTATGGCATTGAAGACGTGCAGCTACTGAGCGCTAGCTTAGATCAAGCGCAACTTGCACTTCGATTAGAAAGTTACATTAAACACTTCGAGCCAAGATTAACCAATGTGATGGTTGAACTCGGAGAGCGCAAAGAAAATGAAAACGCCATTGCCTTTAACATCGTTGCAAAAGCCAAAACCACTCAAGGAGAAACCGAGTTGGTATTTGACTCAAAAATTTCACTGAATGATTTAAGAACACTAATGGCGGAGGACAGTTATGAGTGA